GTCTCTCCATCCTTCCACTCTTGACCACACAATATCTGCAGCGGAGAACTCCAAAGTTTGTGGGTTCTGCACTGGGAGCGTCAAAATCTCATCCCATCAAGCCATTAAGAATCTACAACATATCGCATACAAAATATCATTTTGAAAAAGGAGGGAAAATAATCAGTTTTATCACAAAACCTCAGAGAAATTAAGTGATGTAGTACAGGTGATAGATAAAAAAAAGTAAGAAGAGGTTCCAGTTGAACTGAATACTAAATATCACATCTTCCCTGTTAAACTATAATGGTATATGCCATACAAAATCTACATATAGAAGATAAAGAAGACTTTCTCACTGAGACTGACCGCCTAGAACTTTTCTTTCTGTGGTATCAATACCCAGGGCTGTTAACTGGTACAGATATGTATCGAAAGACTCCAAGCAGTCGCACTCGCCGGCAAAAGAAAGAGGATCAAGAGATCCAAGAAGAAGCTTAAATAAGGTGGTAGATTTCTACCGCACAAACTATAAATTTGATTGATTAGTAACCAACAATTTTCTTGAATCCCAGGAACTGAGAAGAGAATAATACAACCGTTATCTCTCTGGGAAATAAACTTGTTGACCGTAGTTTATGAGTCGTGCGTAACTTAAACCTCAAGGGAATCATTGCATCACCCACACTTCATCCTTGTCGATTAAGTCGTCCGTTCCTCGTCAAGCATTATCAATCCCAGTGTCTCCAGTACCCCGGAGATTAGCTCAAACTGTGCTATATGTGTGTCAGCTGATACGAAAGTATAAGGTTGACCTCTGATATCAATCCAACTTCTGCCGACTACTTTTTGAACTCCAACTGTCAAAATCTTATTCCTAACTTTCATCGCCACATTCCACTCTTTGTTTTCAGCATACAAGTTTGCGAGGAGAACGTAATTGGAAGAATTCAATGGTTCCGACACATAGAGTTGCTCGGAGATGCGCTTTGCCATGACCAAGTTTTTGTGCTGTTTGCATGCTGCAAGCAATGCACCCCAGAGGTTAATGTTAGGTGCTGTAGGAAGGGCTAGAATCACAGCTTCTGCTTCTTCGAGCAAACCCCAACGTGCAAATATATCAACCACACAGGCATAGTGTTCAGCTTGGGGTTCACATGAGTACACTTCAAACATGTCATTGAAAATATTACAGCCCTTGTGGATAAGCCCGGCATGGGAGCATGCGGTCAAGACACCAACAAAGGTGACATGATTCGGCATGACTTCATTGCGGTGTACATGAACCAGTTCGTCAAAGAGTTGCAGAGCTTTGGCGGTTCCTCCATTTTGTGCAAATCCACATATGACCCCATTCCATGAAACAATGTCTTTCTCGGGCAAGCTTCGGAAGAGTCTTAGTGCACCAGTTGTTTCTCCACATTTTGAATGCATAGTCACAATTGAGCTCCCCACAATAACATCAAGTTCCAAACCTTTCTTAATAGCCAAACCGTGATATTGCTTACCATTGTCATATGCACCGACATCGCCGCAACAACTGATCAAACTGCCAAAAGTATGAGAGTTTGGTTCCACTTCAGCCATCTGCATAGAATTCAAAGCCTCGAAAGCAGTATAAGTGTTGCCGCTAGCCAAAAGACCTGAAATTATGATGGTCCAAGAAACTGCACTCCGGTCATACATTTCATCGAACATCTTAAGTGCTGAATGAATATCTTCCTTTGAGTA
This window of the Zingiber officinale cultivar Zhangliang chromosome 3B, Zo_v1.1, whole genome shotgun sequence genome carries:
- the LOC121967764 gene encoding pentatricopeptide repeat-containing protein At2g13600-like is translated as MYNPLLNAAKIHASLLKTGFQSHAYRCNLLLRAYVRCGALVHARSLLLHMPRPNTVSFNTLLSGYVRCDRIDDALNLFDQIPCADAHSWNTITSGLVRANRSREALACFATMARHHVHVRPDDFTYSTILACCDLRAGWQLHAQITKTASFSADPFIGTNLMKMYADSGEMNHARKLFDEMGARDLAAWNVLMDCYSRLGMGELCLKTFVEVIRDGIRVDEFTLATVLNELADHLWVSEGKQLHSLMTKGGFFTDCFCCNALLNLYSKEDIHSALKMFDEMYDRSAVSWTIIISGLLASGNTYTAFEALNSMQMAEVEPNSHTFGSLISCCGDVGAYDNGKQYHGLAIKKGLELDVIVGSSIVTMHSKCGETTGALRLFRSLPEKDIVSWNGVICGFAQNGGTAKALQLFDELVHVHRNEVMPNHVTFVGVLTACSHAGLIHKGCNIFNDMFEVYSCEPQAEHYACVVDIFARWGLLEEAEAVILALPTAPNINLWGALLAACKQHKNLVMAKRISEQLYVSEPLNSSNYVLLANLYAENKEWNVAMKVRNKILTVGVQKVVGRSWIDIRGQPYTFVSADTHIAQFELISGVLETLGLIMLDEERTT